The proteins below are encoded in one region of Geoalkalibacter ferrihydriticus DSM 17813:
- a CDS encoding cytochrome c3 family protein has product MHSKFMKLTVAVALLALLGACKGEEKHEAAPEPEREQTRIEQARDEVVETTESAQEKAAEEAEVVAEKSREGYEQVKESSAETYDKVKETTADTYEKAKETGAAAVEKTEEMAEKAVEKGSEVVDKATTAAGPAVVIYEARNGNVTFDHKMHAEALACNLCHTEMPAQMTITLDQASAHELCIGCHRDQGAGPTACNACHIR; this is encoded by the coding sequence CTGACCGTCGCGGTGGCACTGCTTGCACTGCTTGGCGCCTGCAAGGGGGAAGAAAAGCACGAAGCAGCCCCGGAGCCGGAGCGGGAGCAAACTCGGATTGAACAAGCCAGAGATGAGGTGGTCGAGACAACGGAAAGTGCTCAGGAAAAAGCTGCCGAGGAGGCTGAGGTTGTCGCTGAAAAATCCAGGGAGGGCTATGAACAGGTCAAGGAATCCAGCGCAGAGACTTACGATAAAGTCAAGGAAACTACCGCGGATACTTACGAGAAAGCCAAGGAAACCGGCGCCGCGGCGGTAGAGAAGACCGAGGAAATGGCAGAGAAAGCGGTGGAGAAGGGCTCCGAGGTCGTTGATAAAGCAACCACCGCCGCCGGACCCGCCGTGGTCATTTATGAGGCGCGTAACGGCAACGTGACCTTCGACCATAAAATGCATGCCGAAGCCCTGGCATGTAACTTGTGCCACACAGAAATGCCGGCGCAAATGACCATCACCCTTGATCAGGCCAGCGCCCACGAACTGTGTATCGGATGCCACCGGGATCAGGGCGCGGGACCAACCGCCTGCAACGCCTGTCACATCCGCTAG
- a CDS encoding DUF2721 domain-containing protein → MDLTTPALLFPAISLLLLAYTNRFLVLAQLIRQLHERRRSDVQDVTARQIANLRKRIGLIKAMQAYGVTSFILCALSMFFIFTNQGRIAEISFGLSLFVLVLSLGYSLYEIAISTDAIKIELEDLEKKQKDL, encoded by the coding sequence ATTGACTTGACGACACCCGCGCTGCTGTTCCCAGCGATTTCTCTGTTGCTGTTGGCCTACACCAACCGCTTTCTGGTGCTGGCTCAACTGATTCGACAATTGCATGAGCGGCGGCGGAGTGACGTGCAGGATGTGACCGCTCGGCAGATTGCCAATCTGCGCAAGCGCATCGGCTTGATCAAGGCCATGCAGGCCTATGGTGTGACCAGCTTTATCCTTTGCGCCCTATCCATGTTCTTTATCTTTACGAATCAGGGGCGTATTGCGGAAATTTCTTTTGGTTTGAGCCTTTTCGTGCTGGTTTTGTCCCTGGGTTACTCCCTTTATGAGATCGCCATAAGCACCGATGCCATTAAAATTGAATTGGAGGACCTGGAGAAAAAACAGAAGGACTTGTAA